Proteins co-encoded in one Desulfoplanes formicivorans genomic window:
- a CDS encoding 4Fe-4S binding protein — translation MSRIVIQEDRCKGCLLCTQVCPTGIIVQSNRFNQQGYKVAEVPEDKMDLCKGCAFCAEICPDYAITVFRTRTSPTKGDAS, via the coding sequence ATGTCCAGAATCGTGATCCAGGAAGATCGGTGCAAGGGGTGCCTGCTCTGTACCCAGGTCTGTCCCACAGGCATCATTGTCCAGTCGAACCGCTTCAACCAGCAGGGTTACAAGGTTGCCGAGGTTCCCGAGGACAAGATGGACCTTTGTAAAGGGTGTGCCTTCTGTGCTGAGATCTGTCCCGATTATGCCATCACCGTGTTTCGGACCAGAACCTCTCCCACCAAAGGAGATGCGTCATGA
- a CDS encoding 3-methyl-2-oxobutanoate dehydrogenase subunit VorB — MTQQTPKRIFVKGNEAIARGALAAGCRCYFGYPITPQNDIPEYMSKAIRDAGGQFVQAESEIAAANMVLGATACGIRAMTSSSSPGISLKQEAISYMAGSELPGVIVDMVRGGPGLGDIGPSQGDYFQATRGGGHGDYRLLVLAPASGQEAYDLTIKAFDLAFKYRNPVMILGDAILGQMKEPIVPWVPDNLDPDEAAHWQLDGAAGRPPRLHKSLFLQEGELAGQNIKLQKKYKAMEAEIDYEFFLVDDADLVVVAFGSIGRITKSTIRKLRAQGKKVGLIRPITVYPFPSEVLKDLATQGKRFLTIEHNMGQMVEDVRLAIRTITDSDFYGCLPGNLPTPDDFEEPILKALEG; from the coding sequence ATGACCCAGCAGACACCAAAACGAATTTTCGTCAAAGGCAATGAAGCCATTGCCCGGGGCGCCCTGGCCGCCGGGTGCAGATGCTATTTCGGCTATCCCATTACTCCCCAGAACGACATTCCCGAGTACATGTCCAAGGCCATTCGCGATGCCGGCGGCCAGTTTGTCCAGGCTGAAAGCGAAATCGCGGCTGCCAACATGGTTCTTGGAGCCACGGCCTGCGGCATCCGGGCCATGACCTCCTCGTCCAGCCCGGGCATTTCCCTCAAGCAGGAGGCCATTTCCTACATGGCCGGGAGCGAACTTCCCGGGGTCATCGTGGACATGGTGCGCGGCGGACCCGGCCTGGGCGATATCGGACCTTCCCAGGGCGATTATTTCCAGGCCACCCGGGGCGGTGGTCACGGCGACTACCGATTGCTCGTCCTGGCTCCGGCCTCGGGTCAGGAAGCCTATGACCTGACCATCAAGGCCTTTGATCTGGCTTTCAAGTACCGCAATCCGGTCATGATCCTGGGGGACGCCATCCTGGGGCAGATGAAGGAACCCATTGTTCCCTGGGTGCCCGACAACCTTGACCCGGATGAAGCAGCCCACTGGCAGCTTGACGGTGCAGCAGGACGCCCCCCGCGCCTGCACAAGTCCCTGTTCCTGCAGGAAGGCGAACTGGCCGGCCAGAACATCAAACTGCAGAAAAAGTACAAGGCCATGGAAGCCGAGATCGACTATGAATTCTTTCTGGTGGACGATGCCGACCTTGTTGTGGTGGCCTTTGGCTCCATCGGGCGGATCACCAAGTCCACCATCCGCAAACTCCGGGCCCAGGGCAAGAAGGTCGGGCTCATCCGGCCCATCACCGTATACCCCTTTCCTTCGGAAGTTCTCAAGGACCTGGCGACCCAGGGCAAACGATTTTTGACCATTGAGCACAACATGGGACAAATGGTGGAAGATGTCCGCCTGGCCATCCGCACCATCACGGATTCAGATTTCTACGGATGTCTGCCCGGCAACCTGCCCACGCCCGACGATTTTGAAGAACCCATTCTCAAGGCTCTGGAGGGATAA
- a CDS encoding amidohydrolase family protein, with protein MSLDIHTHAFHPKIANKVLAQLEGHYRIHPTGTGTVEDLLPRLHKAGINHAAVHSAATKPDQVIPANNWAMAMQKNHPQLISFGTIHPGYAQWEKELDRLERNGIKGLKIHPDFQGFSMTDKRLAPIYEAIGTRFVIMLHVGDNKPPEENASSPQKVAELIKNFPFLTVIAAHFGGYHHWEYVCEHLAGKNVYLDTSSSLFTIPQDLLEAIFNTHPRERILFGSDYPLFDPKDEIQLLAQRLHLKDSEIQDLLTNGEALLDL; from the coding sequence ATGTCACTGGATATTCACACCCACGCTTTTCATCCCAAAATCGCCAACAAGGTTCTGGCCCAACTTGAGGGCCATTATCGCATCCATCCAACCGGCACAGGCACGGTGGAGGATCTGCTGCCGCGGCTGCACAAGGCCGGAATCAACCACGCGGCCGTGCATTCGGCAGCCACCAAACCCGACCAGGTCATCCCGGCCAACAACTGGGCCATGGCCATGCAAAAAAACCATCCCCAGCTGATCTCCTTTGGCACCATCCATCCCGGCTATGCCCAATGGGAAAAGGAACTGGACCGCCTGGAACGCAATGGGATCAAAGGGCTCAAGATCCATCCTGATTTTCAGGGCTTTTCCATGACAGACAAACGCCTGGCCCCCATCTATGAAGCCATTGGAACCCGTTTTGTCATCATGCTTCACGTGGGCGACAACAAACCACCCGAGGAAAACGCCTCCAGCCCCCAGAAGGTGGCCGAGCTCATCAAAAACTTTCCCTTTCTCACGGTCATTGCAGCCCATTTCGGGGGCTACCACCACTGGGAATACGTCTGCGAGCACCTTGCCGGCAAAAACGTCTACCTGGACACCTCAAGTTCCCTGTTCACCATTCCCCAGGACCTGCTGGAAGCCATCTTCAACACCCACCCCAGGGAACGGATACTTTTTGGCAGCGACTACCCCCTGTTTGACCCCAAAGATGAAATTCAATTGCTTGCTCAACGGCTGCACCTCAAGGATTCGGAAATCCAGGACCTGCTGACCAATGGGGAAGCATTACTGGATTTGTAA
- the aroE gene encoding shikimate dehydrogenase: MEIYGILGHPVSHSLSPTIHNDGFASKGLGKTYHAFDVPVHGLETFMSCVRSLPVHGLSVTIPHKEAILPFMDSLTPAARDIGAVNTVIRTRDNHLVGDNTDVTGFLAPLAGQGIKPETALVLGAGGAARAVIYGLGQLGTTVFVSCRTMATGVKLARAMNATFVPWDDRSSIRAQLLVNTTPLGMHGPLQAASPWPFSLVGYRICYDLVYTPRMTPFLQQARSENLRIISGLDMFIHQAAAQFHLWTGQPLSIPRAAVLAASRLF; this comes from the coding sequence ATGGAAATCTACGGCATCCTGGGACATCCGGTCAGCCACAGCCTGAGCCCGACCATCCACAATGACGGGTTTGCATCCAAGGGGCTGGGCAAGACCTATCATGCCTTTGACGTCCCTGTGCACGGGCTGGAAACCTTCATGAGCTGCGTCCGGTCCCTGCCCGTCCACGGTCTCAGTGTAACCATCCCCCATAAAGAGGCCATCCTCCCCTTTATGGACTCCCTGACCCCTGCGGCCCGGGACATTGGTGCGGTCAATACCGTAATCAGAACCAGAGACAACCACCTTGTGGGCGACAACACGGATGTCACCGGATTTCTGGCCCCCCTTGCAGGCCAGGGCATCAAGCCTGAAACGGCCTTGGTCCTTGGTGCAGGCGGAGCAGCCAGGGCGGTTATCTATGGACTGGGCCAACTGGGCACCACGGTTTTTGTCTCCTGCCGCACCATGGCAACAGGAGTCAAACTGGCTCGGGCGATGAACGCAACCTTTGTGCCCTGGGACGATCGCTCGTCCATCCGGGCCCAACTGCTGGTCAACACCACTCCTCTGGGCATGCACGGCCCCTTGCAGGCAGCCTCCCCCTGGCCCTTTTCCCTGGTCGGCTACCGGATCTGTTACGACCTGGTCTATACCCCCCGCATGACCCCCTTTTTGCAGCAGGCCCGAAGTGAAAACCTGCGCATCATCTCCGGTCTGGACATGTTCATCCATCAGGCCGCTGCCCAATTCCATCTCTGGACAGGGCAGCCCTTATCCATCCCCAGGGCCGCTGTTCTTGCGGCCTCCCGGCTCTTCTGA
- a CDS encoding acyl-CoA thioesterase, with protein MKPSTTFPTPDAWLEHRVSYGETDAMGVVYYANYLHWFEMSRSLYIRELGMSYRLIEERGIFLPVRQASCRYVAPARFDQLVQIHAAISTWTRASLTFVYEVTDSHKTRVLATGSTQHAVVDPHGKPCRVPHWLWELCT; from the coding sequence ATGAAACCATCCACCACCTTTCCCACTCCCGACGCCTGGCTCGAGCACCGCGTCTCCTACGGCGAAACCGATGCCATGGGTGTTGTCTATTACGCCAACTACCTGCACTGGTTTGAAATGTCCCGAAGCCTCTACATCCGCGAGCTGGGCATGAGCTACCGTCTCATCGAGGAAAGGGGGATCTTTTTGCCCGTACGCCAGGCCTCATGCCGCTATGTGGCCCCGGCCCGCTTCGACCAGCTGGTTCAGATCCATGCGGCCATCAGCACCTGGACCAGGGCATCCCTGACCTTTGTGTATGAGGTTACCGACAGCCATAAGACCCGTGTACTGGCAACCGGATCCACCCAGCACGCTGTTGTTGATCCCCACGGCAAACCGTGCAGAGTCCCCCACTGGTTGTGGGAATTGTGTACCTGA
- a CDS encoding HD domain-containing phosphohydrolase codes for MSANQSFDPEALTGRILVVDDEPMNRQLMKELLTSFGHEVVCADGALQALALLDDSCDLVLLDVVMPGMDGLSLAREIRKRSDVGDIPLVMVTSLTSRQCRLEAVEAGANDFIAKPIDVMELRIRVRSMLRMKQAQDGVKQYQAHLEDMVRIKTRALTYTVENLTLARRSMCQAHRETIRCLAVAAEYRDANVAGHIMRMSKYAALIAENLGLSDEDVTLILEASPMHDIGKIGIADSILLKPGKLTPGEWNAMKEHSLIGANILDSASSTLIQTGSLIAMTHHEKWDGSGYPRGISGRHIPLFGRICAVADVFDALTTARPYKKTLPMEEALSIMNMVRGKHFDPKVFDAFVMKPEKVARIYRQHHSPAQRTVH; via the coding sequence ATGTCCGCGAACCAATCGTTCGATCCGGAAGCATTGACGGGGCGTATCCTCGTTGTTGATGACGAGCCCATGAACCGGCAGCTCATGAAGGAGCTGCTGACGTCTTTTGGGCATGAGGTCGTGTGTGCCGACGGTGCCTTGCAGGCATTGGCCTTGTTGGATGATTCCTGTGACCTCGTTCTCCTGGACGTGGTCATGCCGGGCATGGACGGGCTCAGTTTGGCAAGGGAGATCCGCAAGCGTTCGGATGTGGGGGATATTCCCCTTGTCATGGTCACCAGTCTGACCAGCAGGCAGTGTCGACTGGAGGCCGTGGAAGCGGGAGCAAACGACTTCATTGCCAAGCCCATTGATGTCATGGAGCTTAGGATCCGGGTTCGCTCCATGCTCCGGATGAAGCAGGCCCAGGATGGGGTCAAACAGTATCAGGCCCATCTGGAGGACATGGTCAGGATCAAGACCCGGGCCCTGACCTACACCGTGGAGAATCTGACCCTTGCTCGACGAAGCATGTGCCAGGCCCATCGCGAAACCATCCGGTGTCTGGCTGTTGCCGCGGAGTACCGCGACGCCAACGTGGCTGGTCACATCATGCGCATGAGCAAGTATGCCGCGCTCATTGCCGAAAATCTCGGTCTTTCGGATGAAGACGTCACTTTGATCCTTGAGGCCAGCCCCATGCACGATATCGGCAAGATCGGCATTGCCGATTCCATCTTGCTCAAGCCGGGCAAGCTGACGCCCGGGGAGTGGAATGCCATGAAGGAGCATTCCCTGATCGGAGCAAATATTCTGGATTCAGCCTCCTCGACCCTGATCCAGACCGGAAGTCTCATCGCCATGACGCATCATGAAAAATGGGATGGCAGTGGCTACCCTCGGGGCATTTCAGGACGTCACATTCCCCTGTTCGGCCGGATCTGCGCGGTGGCCGATGTCTTTGATGCCCTGACAACGGCCAGGCCGTACAAAAAGACCCTGCCCATGGAAGAGGCCCTGTCCATCATGAACATGGTGCGGGGCAAACACTTTGATCCCAAGGTGTTTGATGCCTTTGTCATGAAGCCGGAAAAGGTCGCAAGGATTTATCGCCAGCATCATTCCCCGGCTCAGCGCACGGTTCATTGA
- a CDS encoding precorrin-8X methylmutase — protein MSTSCAVIILGHGTRRTTASQGFFALVDRIALRLAPIRVVPACFSCGQPTLGEQAAALIREKVSQIIIFPYFLLSGKHIADELPLEVQELRETFPHARFDLLKTMEDEPLLETVVVTRLQGFVRTACHAVSGDCRDEDVIAGHFSLTSKPPHQFPLFRAMALATGDLALAAEMRVQGDVGRAMAHSMASQTAILCDTQTLTAGVRSLGLAAACIPPSPAQAREFLEQHMPGAVVAVGSSSLVLEMAMDLVQAGSMRPGALVGLPCGFTAALQAKKRLAASDIIHVTNPGSGGGISCVLGLIQTLAAGDYES, from the coding sequence ATGAGTACTTCCTGCGCAGTCATCATTCTTGGACACGGCACCCGACGTACAACCGCCTCACAGGGTTTTTTTGCCCTGGTGGACCGGATCGCCCTGCGACTCGCCCCCATCCGGGTCGTGCCTGCGTGCTTTTCCTGCGGACAACCGACCCTTGGGGAACAGGCTGCGGCATTGATTCGGGAAAAGGTCTCCCAGATCATCATTTTCCCCTATTTTCTTTTGAGCGGAAAGCACATTGCCGACGAGCTTCCCTTGGAGGTCCAGGAGCTGCGGGAAACTTTTCCTCACGCCCGTTTTGATCTTTTGAAAACCATGGAAGACGAACCCCTGCTGGAGACCGTGGTGGTCACCCGGCTGCAGGGTTTTGTCCGCACAGCATGCCATGCCGTTTCTGGTGACTGCCGCGATGAAGATGTCATTGCCGGACATTTTTCTCTGACCAGCAAGCCTCCCCATCAATTCCCCCTTTTCAGGGCCATGGCCCTGGCCACGGGCGATCTGGCCCTTGCTGCGGAGATGCGGGTTCAGGGTGATGTGGGCCGCGCCATGGCCCATTCCATGGCATCCCAAACCGCTATTTTGTGCGACACGCAGACGCTGACTGCCGGGGTCCGATCCCTGGGACTTGCAGCCGCGTGCATTCCCCCGTCTCCTGCACAGGCCCGGGAGTTCCTTGAGCAACACATGCCGGGCGCGGTGGTTGCCGTTGGATCAAGCTCCCTGGTCCTCGAAATGGCCATGGATCTGGTCCAGGCCGGCTCAATGCGTCCTGGCGCCCTTGTCGGTTTGCCTTGCGGTTTCACTGCCGCGCTTCAGGCCAAAAAACGTCTTGCTGCCAGCGATATCATACACGTCACCAATCCGGGCAGCGGCGGGGGTATTTCCTGCGTGCTCGGGCTGATCCAGACCTTGGCAGCCGGGGACTATGAGTCCTAA
- a CDS encoding 2-oxoacid:acceptor oxidoreductase family protein has product MSIYNDVVIAGFGGQGVMLIGNLLAYSAMEAGLNVTYMPVYGPEMRGGTANCAVVISDDDIGSPIIHSPLSLIIMNRPSLDKFQPRMQDNGIMILNTSLVDADLADTGRVRAFGVPCNDIADQLGNTRMANMVAAGAYAKATGVLEVEQIQDCLEKVISPHYAHLIPKNSQAIAAGAAHVADHGTL; this is encoded by the coding sequence ATGAGCATATACAACGATGTGGTGATCGCGGGATTCGGAGGCCAGGGTGTCATGCTCATCGGCAACCTTCTGGCCTATTCGGCCATGGAGGCAGGCCTCAACGTCACCTACATGCCGGTTTACGGCCCGGAAATGCGTGGTGGCACCGCCAATTGCGCCGTGGTCATATCCGACGACGATATCGGCTCCCCCATCATTCACAGCCCCCTCAGCCTGATCATCATGAACCGCCCCTCCCTGGACAAATTCCAGCCACGCATGCAGGACAACGGCATCATGATCCTCAATACCTCCCTGGTGGATGCGGACCTGGCCGATACCGGCAGGGTCAGGGCCTTTGGCGTTCCCTGCAACGATATTGCCGACCAGCTGGGCAACACCCGCATGGCCAATATGGTTGCAGCCGGTGCCTATGCCAAGGCAACCGGTGTTCTGGAAGTGGAACAGATTCAGGACTGCCTGGAAAAGGTCATCTCGCCCCATTACGCCCATCTCATTCCCAAAAACAGCCAAGCCATTGCTGCCGGAGCAGCCCATGTGGCCGACCACGGCACATTATAA
- a CDS encoding cofactor-independent phosphoglycerate mutase: MKQLLVLVADGMGDWPLEALGNKTPLEAAHTPNMDFLAANGCMGTCQTVPEGMQPGSDVANMALLGYAPETYHTGRGPIEAAAQGLELDPDDLVWRLNLVTVSGYDHQATMLDYSAGHMDTKVAREIITHLQDQLGDATFTFYPGIQYRHLLVQKKGRTAPEAGLSINPPHDITDQPIAADLGAYASSTRLMNLLTRARELMAPWSNRCAANAIWPWGQGTPLMLPGFESTFGPRGGIISAVDLVKGLGRAAGMEVMEIPGATGFLDTNYQGKVDAARMFLDQGDYVYLHVEAPDECGHMGDPAKKIQAIEDFDAKVLGPLLQSHGQRDMLWVLTCDHFTPIARRTHTTDPVPFVIHSAGITPSHHSTRFDEAQAARTGLLLDGGPTLMATILDWAGWKA; this comes from the coding sequence ATGAAACAACTACTCGTTCTCGTTGCCGACGGTATGGGCGATTGGCCCCTGGAAGCACTGGGCAACAAAACCCCCCTTGAGGCGGCCCATACCCCCAACATGGATTTTCTGGCTGCAAACGGCTGCATGGGCACCTGCCAGACCGTGCCTGAAGGCATGCAACCGGGATCCGACGTGGCCAACATGGCCCTGCTCGGATACGCGCCCGAAACCTATCACACGGGCCGGGGGCCCATTGAGGCGGCCGCCCAGGGTCTGGAACTCGACCCTGACGATCTCGTCTGGCGGCTCAACCTGGTCACGGTCTCGGGATATGACCACCAGGCCACCATGCTCGACTATTCGGCCGGGCATATGGACACCAAGGTGGCCCGGGAGATCATCACCCATCTCCAGGACCAACTGGGCGACGCAACCTTTACCTTTTACCCGGGTATCCAGTACCGCCATCTGCTGGTTCAGAAAAAAGGCAGGACCGCGCCGGAAGCCGGATTGAGCATCAATCCGCCCCACGACATCACCGATCAGCCCATTGCGGCCGATCTTGGCGCCTATGCGTCCAGTACGCGCCTCATGAACCTGTTGACACGCGCCAGGGAGCTCATGGCCCCATGGTCGAACAGATGCGCGGCCAATGCCATCTGGCCCTGGGGACAGGGAACTCCCCTGATGTTGCCAGGGTTCGAGTCGACCTTTGGCCCCAGAGGCGGGATCATCTCGGCCGTAGATCTGGTCAAGGGCCTTGGCCGGGCCGCCGGCATGGAGGTCATGGAGATTCCCGGTGCCACCGGATTTCTGGATACCAACTATCAGGGAAAGGTGGATGCAGCCCGCATGTTTCTGGACCAGGGTGATTACGTGTACCTTCACGTGGAGGCCCCGGACGAATGCGGTCACATGGGTGACCCGGCCAAAAAAATCCAGGCCATTGAGGACTTTGATGCCAAGGTTCTCGGCCCCCTTCTCCAATCCCACGGCCAGCGGGATATGCTCTGGGTCCTCACCTGCGATCATTTCACCCCCATTGCCCGCAGAACCCATACCACCGACCCGGTACCCTTTGTCATCCACTCGGCAGGGATCACGCCCAGCCACCACAGCACCAGGTTTGATGAAGCCCAAGCCGCCAGGACCGGTCTCCTTCTGGATGGAGGCCCGACCCTCATGGCAACCATACTTGATTGGGCGGGGTGGAAAGCGTAA
- a CDS encoding thiamine pyrophosphate-dependent enzyme has translation MEEQLVYTRPDVVADRATHYCPGCHHGTIHKLVAEALIDLGVVDKTICIGSIGCSVFIYNYLNLDTVEAPHGRAPAVATGVKRARPDKFVFSYQGDGDLASIGMAEIMHCANRGENVSVVFVNNTVYGMTGGQMAPTTLLGQKATTCPAGRCEELEGLPIRMAEIIGGLGATAYSARVAVDSIKHLKAAKKALRKAFACQVENRGFGFVEFLAACPTNWKMTPIQANERVASEMIPHFPLGTFKDTTGEEQ, from the coding sequence ATGGAAGAACAACTCGTTTATACCCGTCCCGACGTGGTTGCCGACCGGGCCACCCATTATTGCCCCGGGTGCCATCACGGAACCATCCACAAGCTGGTGGCTGAAGCCTTGATTGATCTGGGCGTTGTGGACAAGACCATCTGCATAGGATCCATCGGCTGCTCGGTGTTCATCTACAATTACCTGAACCTGGATACAGTGGAAGCCCCCCACGGACGGGCTCCGGCCGTGGCCACCGGTGTCAAGCGGGCCAGGCCTGACAAGTTTGTGTTCTCCTACCAGGGAGACGGCGACCTGGCCTCCATCGGTATGGCCGAAATCATGCACTGCGCCAACCGGGGTGAAAACGTGTCCGTGGTCTTTGTGAACAATACGGTCTACGGCATGACCGGCGGCCAGATGGCGCCCACCACCCTTCTGGGTCAAAAGGCCACCACCTGCCCGGCCGGGAGGTGCGAGGAACTGGAAGGACTGCCCATCAGGATGGCCGAAATCATCGGCGGATTGGGCGCGACCGCGTATTCCGCCCGGGTAGCTGTTGATTCCATCAAGCACCTCAAGGCGGCCAAAAAGGCCCTGCGCAAGGCCTTTGCCTGCCAGGTGGAGAACCGGGGATTCGGATTCGTGGAATTTCTGGCAGCGTGTCCCACCAACTGGAAGATGACTCCCATCCAGGCCAATGAACGGGTTGCCAGCGAAATGATTCCCCATTTCCCCCTGGGAACCTTCAAAGACACAACAGGGGAGGAACAATGA
- a CDS encoding (Fe-S)-binding protein, giving the protein MADAAVKVGTEPKTTFMDKVKEIVPEGGNLNLCLTCGACSAGCPATGLEGMDPRKFLRMAALGLDEEVTSTPWVWMCTQCMRCVHACPMNINIPQLVFYARQSWPREDRPKGIRGSCDFALKTEGNSAMGANSDDFKFVVEDVLDEVRENQPQFKDMVAPIDKEGAYFFFNQNSREPVTEPEEMIPSWKIFHTVGADWTYGSRGWGGENYCMFLADEDAWEQVVRNKVKACEDLGCKVYLNTEUGHEFYALRAGMQKFGITPKFELKSIIEYYAKWIREGKLPVNSDWNKDLKVTFTVQDPCQLVRKTLGDPIAEDLRFVIKSVVGEENFIDMYPNKSNNFCCGGGGGTQQTEYKAQRAKFGKVKADQIMTTGADYCIAPCHNCHSQIHFLSEYFEGHWHTVHLWTLICLSLGILGPEEREYLGPKLKNVGL; this is encoded by the coding sequence ATGGCAGACGCAGCAGTCAAAGTTGGGACAGAACCCAAGACCACCTTTATGGACAAGGTGAAAGAGATTGTGCCCGAGGGCGGGAATCTGAATCTCTGTCTCACCTGCGGTGCCTGTTCCGCTGGTTGTCCTGCTACTGGTCTTGAGGGGATGGACCCGAGAAAGTTCTTGCGAATGGCTGCCCTGGGACTGGATGAGGAAGTGACCTCAACCCCTTGGGTTTGGATGTGTACACAATGCATGCGGTGTGTCCACGCCTGTCCTATGAACATCAACATCCCACAGCTTGTTTTCTATGCCCGGCAGTCCTGGCCCCGGGAAGACCGTCCCAAGGGTATTCGGGGGTCCTGCGACTTTGCATTGAAAACCGAAGGCAACAGCGCCATGGGCGCCAATTCCGACGACTTCAAGTTCGTTGTTGAGGATGTACTCGACGAAGTCCGTGAGAATCAGCCTCAATTCAAGGACATGGTCGCCCCCATCGACAAGGAAGGTGCCTATTTCTTCTTCAACCAGAACTCTCGAGAGCCTGTAACCGAACCCGAAGAGATGATCCCCTCCTGGAAGATCTTCCACACGGTGGGCGCCGACTGGACCTATGGTTCCAGAGGCTGGGGCGGAGAGAACTACTGCATGTTCCTGGCCGATGAAGACGCCTGGGAACAGGTTGTCCGCAACAAGGTCAAGGCTTGCGAAGACCTGGGGTGCAAGGTGTACCTCAACACCGAGTGAGGCCACGAATTTTATGCACTCCGGGCCGGAATGCAAAAGTTTGGTATCACCCCCAAGTTCGAACTCAAGTCCATCATTGAATACTATGCCAAATGGATTCGCGAAGGCAAACTGCCCGTGAATTCCGACTGGAACAAGGACCTCAAGGTCACCTTCACCGTTCAGGACCCGTGTCAGCTGGTCCGCAAAACCCTTGGCGATCCCATTGCCGAAGACCTCCGGTTTGTCATCAAATCCGTGGTCGGTGAAGAAAACTTCATCGACATGTACCCCAACAAGTCCAACAACTTCTGTTGCGGCGGCGGTGGCGGTACCCAGCAGACCGAGTATAAGGCACAGCGGGCCAAATTCGGCAAGGTCAAGGCCGACCAGATTATGACCACGGGCGCCGACTACTGCATCGCCCCCTGTCACAACTGTCATTCCCAGATTCACTTCCTCAGTGAGTACTTTGAAGGACACTGGCATACGGTCCATCTGTGGACCCTCATCTGCCTGTCCCTGGGCATCCTCGGGCCCGAAGAAAGAGAATATCTCGGCCCCAAGTTGAAAAACGTTGGGCTGTAG
- the queA gene encoding tRNA preQ1(34) S-adenosylmethionine ribosyltransferase-isomerase QueA has protein sequence MHDPSPSPTIPADFDLASYEYHLDESRIAQTPAPNREDSRLLVLDRSRPGQTATVFSSIADYLPENALLVANNTKVLPARLMGHKESGGKTEFLLLTPLVLIKEIPGRSGWSTARVQGLLRASKAPKPGSKVIFNHRLFLTVVQRGQFGQATVMLSWQGNLTDHFLTDGHIPLPPYIHRQDRPEDRERYQTIFAREDKLGSVAAPTAGLHFTPKVKESLARKSITWEEITLYVGYGTFSPLRCQDIRNHSMHAEYIEISAPTAAAIKQAKDEGRPIVALGTTTVRTLESMYAKTGGIHPFAGWTDLFIMPGYRFRVIDHLITNFHLPGSSLIVLVSALAGRDRIKEAYAFALDHDFRFFSYGDAMLIL, from the coding sequence ATGCACGACCCATCACCCTCCCCAACCATTCCGGCGGATTTTGATCTCGCCTCCTATGAATACCACCTGGACGAATCCCGCATCGCCCAGACCCCTGCCCCCAACCGGGAAGATTCCAGGCTGCTGGTGCTGGACCGTTCCCGGCCAGGACAAACAGCCACGGTCTTCAGCTCCATAGCCGATTATCTCCCGGAAAACGCCCTGCTGGTGGCCAACAACACCAAGGTGCTTCCGGCGAGACTTATGGGGCACAAGGAGTCCGGAGGCAAAACAGAATTCCTGCTTCTGACCCCTCTGGTGCTCATCAAGGAGATTCCGGGCAGGTCGGGATGGTCCACGGCCCGGGTGCAGGGACTTTTAAGAGCGTCCAAGGCCCCCAAACCCGGATCCAAGGTCATCTTCAACCATCGCCTGTTTCTCACGGTAGTCCAGCGGGGCCAATTCGGCCAGGCAACGGTCATGCTTTCCTGGCAAGGAAATCTCACGGATCATTTCCTGACAGACGGGCACATCCCCCTGCCCCCGTACATCCACCGCCAGGACCGGCCAGAGGACCGGGAACGCTATCAAACCATCTTTGCCCGGGAGGACAAGCTCGGGTCCGTGGCCGCTCCCACAGCAGGGCTGCATTTCACGCCCAAGGTCAAGGAAAGCCTGGCCCGCAAGTCCATCACCTGGGAGGAAATCACCTTGTATGTGGGGTACGGCACCTTTTCCCCCCTGCGGTGTCAGGATATCCGCAACCACTCCATGCACGCCGAGTACATTGAAATATCAGCCCCCACGGCCGCGGCCATCAAACAGGCCAAGGACGAGGGACGCCCCATCGTGGCCCTGGGAACCACAACCGTCAGGACCCTGGAATCCATGTACGCCAAGACAGGGGGCATTCACCCCTTTGCCGGATGGACCGATCTGTTCATCATGCCGGGATACCGGTTCCGTGTGATTGACCATTTAATCACAAACTTTCACTTGCCCGGGTCATCTCTTATCGTCCTTGTCTCGGCCTTGGCAGGCAGAGACAGGATCAAAGAGGCCTATGCCTTTGCCCTTGATCATGACTTTCGTTTCTTTTCCTATGGCGACGCCATGCTGATCCTGTGA